The following coding sequences are from one Paenibacillus tundrae window:
- a CDS encoding arabinan endo-1,5-alpha-L-arabinosidase → MLLFLLIGATGCSGEGAEADVPRPTFPAEPQDTLLYDNSILDDESRWTVNNAHDPAIIKTDQGYYVYSTDVRVAGEPKPGVMVRKSEDLINWTWVGQALPGIPQEALDWTGAVNLWAPDVTKVGDTYRMYYSASTFGSTRSAIGLQTSTSPEGPWKDEGLVVSTSENEQDKLNAIDANPVLDADGNPWMVYGSFFDGIYIAPLDPDTGKFKEEGYGTRIAARDRATEEGAVEGPYIIYHPEFKKYYLFVSYDSLFEDYNVRVARADSITGPYTDINGMNMLDTDHLPQYEIGTKVVGGYRFTEGEGWVAPGHNSVLQDGDDYYIVHHARGETDKNWPYLHVRKMLWTKDGWPVVSPERYAGETVQDIPKSMIAGEWEGMELDPSVDGQVQASPFTLQRNGKVTSENDSGTWTFDGKHTLTIEWKERNSNGASTEELQLLPSWDWELSKPTLVVTGLNDRGIAVWGKQLSEEKE, encoded by the coding sequence ATGCTATTGTTCCTGTTGATTGGTGCGACGGGTTGTTCTGGAGAGGGGGCAGAGGCAGATGTGCCTCGCCCAACCTTTCCTGCGGAACCACAAGATACCTTACTGTATGACAACTCCATATTAGATGATGAGTCTCGTTGGACAGTAAATAATGCTCATGATCCAGCGATTATTAAAACAGATCAGGGTTACTATGTATATTCGACGGATGTTCGTGTTGCCGGAGAGCCTAAGCCTGGCGTGATGGTGCGAAAATCAGAGGATCTTATCAACTGGACATGGGTAGGTCAAGCCCTGCCGGGCATTCCGCAGGAAGCATTGGACTGGACAGGAGCCGTGAATTTATGGGCACCTGATGTTACGAAGGTAGGAGATACGTACCGCATGTATTACTCGGCTTCTACTTTTGGCAGCACGCGGTCAGCCATTGGTTTGCAGACATCCACTTCTCCAGAAGGGCCTTGGAAAGACGAAGGACTTGTAGTGAGCACATCGGAGAACGAACAGGATAAACTAAATGCCATTGATGCGAATCCTGTGTTGGATGCCGACGGCAATCCGTGGATGGTGTACGGCTCATTCTTCGATGGTATTTATATTGCGCCACTCGATCCAGACACGGGCAAGTTCAAGGAAGAGGGTTATGGTACTCGTATTGCCGCACGTGATCGGGCTACCGAAGAGGGTGCAGTAGAGGGGCCGTATATCATATACCATCCTGAATTTAAAAAGTATTATCTGTTTGTCTCATATGACTCCTTATTCGAGGATTACAACGTAAGGGTCGCGCGCGCTGATTCAATTACAGGCCCATACACGGATATAAACGGTATGAACATGCTGGATACAGATCATCTGCCACAATACGAAATTGGAACAAAAGTGGTAGGGGGTTATCGCTTTACAGAGGGAGAGGGCTGGGTTGCTCCAGGTCATAACTCAGTACTGCAAGACGGTGACGATTATTACATCGTGCATCATGCTAGAGGGGAGACGGATAAAAACTGGCCGTACCTGCATGTTCGTAAAATGTTATGGACGAAGGACGGTTGGCCGGTCGTCTCTCCCGAACGTTACGCTGGCGAGACGGTACAGGATATTCCTAAGTCTATGATTGCTGGGGAATGGGAAGGTATGGAGCTTGATCCGTCTGTTGACGGACAGGTTCAAGCATCTCCATTTACCTTACAGCGTAACGGCAAAGTCACAAGCGAAAACGATTCAGGTACGTGGACATTCGATGGCAAACACACACTCACGATTGAGTGGAAGGAACGTAACTCGAACGGAGCCTCCACAGAGGAGCTACAACTGCTCCCGTCGTGGGACTGGGAACTGAGCAAGCCAACCCTTGTGGTCACAGGTCTGAATGACCGCGGCATTGCCGTATGGGGGAAACAACTGAGCGAAGAAAAAGAATGA
- a CDS encoding glycoside hydrolase family 43 protein yields MTKYTNPVIPGFYPDPSICRVNEDYYLVTSTFEYSPGVPIFHSKDLVHWQQIGHCLTSLTQLPLSKAWSSGGIYAPTIRHHEGWFYMTTTNIGAGGNLIVRTQDPAGPWSDPIFVAQGGIDPSLLFDDDGRVYFQSAQNGDEGEGIYQCEIDITTGKQLTDSRLIWRGTGGAAPEAPHLYKINDLYYLMIAEGGTEYGHMETIARSTNPYGPFDACPHNPILSNRSMKSSIHAAGHADLVQAQDGTWWAVCLGMRPPSYPMRHHLGRETFLAPVTWTDEGWPIIGDNGNIKPVMDAPELPQVQWTAPSVRDDFKEPTLGLEWMFLRNPAPGSWSLEEQPGQLVLRGTAVSLDDVGNPAFVGRRLTHFTSHIATELTFEPQEDGEEAGLTLYMNPKYHYDLAIKQVNGQKKILLRRTVGSLRTEQWVACEAGPVILKIHTKPEQFLFSIQQNSSPELEVGSGETHLLSTEVAGGFTGVIAAMYASSPSGNGAPASFNWFDYEPLED; encoded by the coding sequence ATGACAAAATATACGAACCCGGTGATTCCAGGTTTTTACCCCGATCCGAGTATCTGCCGCGTAAACGAAGATTATTATCTGGTAACAAGTACATTTGAATACTCTCCGGGTGTACCTATTTTCCATAGCAAGGATCTTGTGCACTGGCAACAAATTGGACATTGTCTAACCTCGCTAACACAACTCCCTCTAAGTAAAGCGTGGAGTTCCGGCGGTATATATGCACCGACCATCCGTCACCATGAGGGCTGGTTCTACATGACAACAACCAATATCGGCGCGGGTGGAAACTTGATTGTTCGCACCCAAGATCCAGCAGGCCCATGGTCTGATCCGATTTTTGTTGCACAGGGAGGGATAGATCCTTCTCTGCTCTTCGACGATGATGGTCGTGTGTATTTCCAATCCGCGCAGAATGGCGATGAAGGCGAAGGAATATATCAGTGCGAGATCGATATCACTACCGGGAAGCAGCTTACAGATAGCCGACTCATCTGGCGCGGAACAGGTGGAGCTGCCCCAGAGGCGCCCCATTTGTACAAAATTAACGATCTGTATTATCTCATGATTGCCGAAGGTGGCACCGAATACGGTCATATGGAAACTATCGCCCGGAGCACGAACCCATACGGACCATTTGATGCATGTCCTCACAACCCAATTTTATCGAATCGCAGTATGAAGAGTAGCATCCATGCCGCTGGACACGCAGATCTGGTTCAAGCTCAAGATGGTACATGGTGGGCTGTCTGTCTTGGTATGCGTCCTCCTTCTTATCCAATGCGCCATCATCTGGGACGTGAAACATTTCTTGCACCTGTGACTTGGACGGATGAAGGCTGGCCAATCATTGGGGACAATGGGAACATTAAGCCTGTTATGGATGCGCCTGAGCTACCTCAAGTACAATGGACAGCACCAAGCGTACGCGATGATTTTAAGGAACCAACACTTGGTTTGGAATGGATGTTCTTGCGTAACCCTGCACCCGGAAGCTGGTCGCTAGAGGAACAACCTGGTCAGCTCGTGCTGCGCGGAACCGCAGTTTCCCTTGATGATGTAGGTAATCCTGCTTTTGTTGGTCGCCGGTTGACACATTTTACGTCCCATATCGCAACTGAACTAACATTTGAGCCACAGGAGGACGGTGAAGAAGCCGGCTTAACCTTGTATATGAATCCCAAATATCATTATGATCTGGCGATCAAACAGGTAAACGGGCAGAAAAAGATCCTACTCCGTCGCACAGTCGGCTCCCTAAGAACCGAGCAATGGGTTGCTTGTGAGGCTGGCCCCGTAATCTTGAAGATTCACACTAAGCCTGAGCAATTCCTTTTCTCCATTCAGCAAAATTCATCTCCAGAACTGGAGGTTGGCTCAGGTGAGACACATCTGCTCTCTACTGAAGTAGCAGGCGGTTTCACAGGGGTCATCGCTGCGATGTATGCCAGCAGTCCATCAGGAAATGGCGCACCTGCAAGTTTCAATTGGTTCGATTATGAACCATTGGAGGATTAA
- a CDS encoding DinB family protein produces MNHPQEMYQYHTWATHTILGRIQELPDSLLHQEVNSSFPTIAHALSHMYAVDQMWYLVLTGVSMPEALQLCMPRNEEIYDAVEDYSQRFAELSEQYTTWFLDHIDLEQTILLDNPFAGIRDTRLAEIVFHLINHGTYHRGNISTMLRQLGHASIMNDYSLFWYTKPAID; encoded by the coding sequence ATGAACCATCCGCAAGAAATGTATCAATACCACACATGGGCCACACACACCATTCTAGGGAGGATTCAAGAATTGCCGGACAGCCTGTTACATCAGGAGGTGAACAGTTCATTTCCTACCATTGCTCACGCACTAAGTCATATGTATGCCGTTGATCAAATGTGGTATCTAGTCTTAACAGGTGTCAGTATGCCCGAAGCTCTACAACTATGCATGCCACGGAATGAAGAGATCTACGATGCTGTGGAGGACTACAGTCAGAGATTTGCAGAGTTATCAGAGCAATATACAACGTGGTTTCTAGATCACATCGATCTGGAACAGACGATTCTGCTGGATAATCCATTTGCGGGAATTCGGGATACGCGCCTTGCAGAGATCGTCTTTCACCTCATTAATCACGGAACGTACCATCGGGGGAACATCTCTACGATGCTGCGTCAATTAGGCCATGCCTCTATCATGAATGACTACAGTCTTTTCTGGTATACCAAACCTGCTATAGATTAG
- a CDS encoding helix-turn-helix domain-containing protein: MSNAYLRWFTSDKEFPFFIQYGGHETDMELHNHMDFTELVIVLNGHATHVVNNEEFFIKKGNVFVINGETHHAYIDPHDFRICNIMFKPDMLSSTGPDLRKSNGFQALFVLEPFYRHIHSFPSLLALPISSLEYIEALISFMVEEYEAKQQGYQTMLIARLTEMAVYLSRQYDTQEKGGRGNNLMHLANAISYIEDQYLKPLSLEDIAGKSNISIRHLNRIFRSYYQMTPISYVHKLRLEKACHLLKNSNLSITQISYDCGFNDSNYFTRQFKKAYGVSPKNYRQNLH, encoded by the coding sequence TTGAGTAATGCATATCTGAGATGGTTTACGTCAGATAAGGAATTCCCGTTTTTCATTCAGTATGGTGGGCATGAGACAGATATGGAGCTTCACAATCATATGGATTTCACGGAGCTTGTGATCGTTCTGAATGGTCATGCGACCCATGTTGTAAATAACGAGGAGTTTTTTATTAAGAAGGGGAATGTATTTGTCATCAATGGCGAGACACACCATGCGTATATCGACCCTCATGATTTTAGAATATGTAACATTATGTTCAAGCCTGACATGCTTTCATCAACGGGGCCTGACCTAAGGAAGTCGAATGGATTTCAAGCATTGTTTGTGTTGGAACCGTTTTATCGTCATATCCACTCGTTCCCCAGCCTGCTTGCCTTACCTATTTCTAGTCTGGAATATATTGAAGCGCTGATTTCATTCATGGTTGAGGAATATGAGGCGAAGCAGCAAGGGTATCAGACGATGCTGATCGCACGTCTAACGGAGATGGCAGTATATTTGTCGAGGCAGTATGATACCCAGGAGAAGGGTGGCAGGGGCAATAATCTGATGCATCTAGCCAATGCCATTTCCTATATTGAAGATCAGTATCTGAAGCCATTATCGCTGGAGGATATTGCGGGAAAATCAAACATATCGATCAGGCATCTCAATCGGATCTTTCGATCCTACTATCAGATGACGCCTATTTCGTATGTACATAAGCTGCGTCTAGAGAAGGCATGTCATCTGCTGAAAAATAGCAATCTGTCCATCACCCAAATCTCGTATGATTGCGGATTTAACGATAGCAATTATTTTACTCGTCAGTTTAAGAAAGCCTATGGCGTGTCTCCCAAAAACTACAGGCAGAATTTGCACTGA
- a CDS encoding ArsR/SmtB family transcription factor: MIYIKDLKSGVNIFKALSSEIRIQIIELLAKNQSLNLNDLATKLGLSNGAITMHIKKLEESGLIEINTAVGKHGIQKICYLNEEKLMVDLRSQEINNRYEVEIQVGHYSDYQAAPTCGLATRDSIVGEFDDPRYFADPLRIDAEMIWLAEGYLEYRIPNYLKPNQSFSEIQLSMELGSESPGYCDNYPSDIYFHINGIEIGCWTSPGDFGNTRGTFNPDWWPPHLNQYGMLKLIRITQEGSYIDGCRISDVTLDDIGLDYKSDILFRIAVTEEPVNKRGLTIFGKHFGNYGQGLLARVLYNVQED, from the coding sequence ATGATTTATATTAAGGATCTGAAGTCGGGTGTGAACATCTTTAAAGCCCTCAGTTCGGAGATTCGGATACAGATCATTGAACTACTGGCGAAGAACCAGAGCCTTAATCTCAATGATCTTGCGACCAAGCTGGGACTTAGCAACGGAGCAATTACAATGCATATCAAAAAGCTGGAGGAGAGCGGTTTAATCGAAATAAATACCGCTGTCGGCAAACATGGAATCCAGAAAATTTGCTATCTCAATGAGGAGAAGCTGATGGTGGATCTGCGTTCGCAGGAGATTAATAACCGTTATGAAGTAGAGATTCAAGTAGGACATTATAGTGATTATCAGGCTGCCCCTACTTGTGGACTTGCGACTCGGGACAGTATCGTTGGGGAATTCGATGACCCACGTTATTTCGCAGATCCATTACGGATTGATGCGGAGATGATCTGGCTTGCGGAAGGTTATTTGGAGTATCGCATTCCCAATTATCTGAAACCGAATCAGTCATTTAGTGAGATTCAACTCTCCATGGAACTCGGTTCGGAATCACCCGGCTATTGCGATAACTACCCTTCAGATATTTACTTTCACATCAACGGTATCGAGATTGGCTGCTGGACGAGTCCAGGTGATTTTGGCAATACACGTGGAACGTTTAATCCAGACTGGTGGCCGCCTCACCTTAATCAGTATGGCATGCTGAAGCTGATTCGAATCACGCAAGAAGGTAGCTATATCGACGGCTGTCGCATTTCGGATGTGACGTTAGATGATATTGGACTGGACTACAAAAGTGATATCCTCTTCCGCATTGCAGTGACAGAAGAACCTGTCAACAAACGTGGACTCACGATCTTTGGCAAACATTTCGGTAATTACGGCCAAGGTCTACTCGCCCGTGTGCTCTACAACGTACAAGAAGATTAA
- a CDS encoding helix-turn-helix transcriptional regulator encodes MKLERLISIIFKLLNHEVLSASTLAEEFHVSPRTIYRDIDVICAAGFPVVSHQGLKGGYGIIDGYKMDKSLLGSYDVNSLITVLSSLSTVFDDGRVQGTIERLQTIGPEHQISSLSIDLETRRTEPDALPYLREGITEYRIIQFDYINTKNEHTTRRMEPVRLHFKYRNWYVYGFCLTRQDYREFRLSRMMNVSLSSDTFQPHSVRIEPTTTWDDSLQNQTTEVVFKVNPGALAEAMDHFQQADKQFHDDGSMTMRIAVHQPLKARWLCSFLLSLGSGAEVLEPTELRDIVREELQNALRPYEKSH; translated from the coding sequence ATGAAATTGGAACGTTTAATCTCGATCATATTCAAGCTCTTGAACCATGAGGTGTTGTCTGCTTCTACATTGGCGGAAGAGTTTCACGTTTCTCCAAGGACGATCTATCGAGACATTGATGTCATCTGTGCAGCTGGCTTCCCCGTCGTCTCTCATCAAGGACTTAAAGGCGGATATGGCATCATTGATGGATATAAAATGGACAAAAGCTTACTCGGCTCATACGATGTCAATTCCCTTATTACAGTACTCAGCAGTCTCTCCACTGTCTTCGATGATGGACGAGTACAAGGAACGATTGAGCGACTGCAAACGATTGGACCGGAGCATCAGATATCAAGTTTATCTATAGATCTGGAAACACGTCGAACGGAACCTGATGCCCTGCCATATCTGCGAGAAGGCATTACGGAATATCGGATTATCCAATTCGATTACATTAATACGAAAAATGAACATACAACTCGTCGAATGGAACCTGTGAGACTACACTTTAAATATCGCAATTGGTACGTATATGGATTCTGTCTGACACGCCAGGATTATCGGGAGTTCCGACTCTCTCGGATGATGAATGTGAGCTTAAGTTCTGACACTTTCCAACCGCATTCTGTCAGGATTGAACCAACGACTACTTGGGATGACTCGCTGCAAAATCAGACAACAGAAGTGGTGTTCAAGGTTAATCCGGGAGCACTCGCGGAAGCCATGGATCACTTTCAACAAGCGGACAAACAATTTCATGATGATGGAAGCATGACGATGCGAATCGCAGTTCATCAGCCATTGAAAGCCCGTTGGTTATGTTCGTTCTTATTAAGTTTAGGAAGTGGTGCGGAGGTCCTCGAACCTACCGAACTGCGAGATATCGTAAGAGAAGAGCTGCAAAACGCGCTTAGACCTTATGAAAAATCACATTGA
- a CDS encoding YdeI/OmpD-associated family protein translates to MEINNHLAATSREELRAWLHEHGSTQTCCWVTISLKPSPNTLLYLDAVEESLCYGWIDGIKKKISEHHLAQRLSPRSKQSSWTELNKERVRRLEALGLMHDEGRKVLPEMDPNAFIIDDVIKRRLKVNPMTYTNFLAFPALYQRVRIDTIQSVKHQPVLFQRRLNKLITHTEANQMYGQWHDHGRLLDYHYEDFTNITKK, encoded by the coding sequence GTGGAAATTAACAATCATTTGGCTGCTACATCAAGAGAAGAATTGAGAGCTTGGTTACACGAGCATGGTAGCACTCAGACGTGTTGCTGGGTAACCATTAGTCTCAAACCAAGCCCAAATACACTGTTGTACTTGGATGCCGTAGAAGAGTCACTATGTTATGGTTGGATTGATGGAATAAAGAAAAAAATATCCGAGCATCATCTAGCGCAACGCTTATCTCCCCGAAGCAAACAAAGCTCGTGGACTGAGCTAAACAAAGAACGTGTTCGTCGCCTTGAAGCGCTGGGACTCATGCATGACGAAGGTAGAAAGGTTCTACCTGAGATGGATCCCAATGCGTTCATCATTGATGATGTTATTAAGCGAAGACTGAAAGTGAATCCCATGACCTATACCAATTTCTTGGCATTCCCTGCTCTCTACCAGCGGGTTCGAATCGATACGATCCAAAGCGTGAAGCATCAGCCTGTGCTATTCCAGCGCAGATTGAACAAATTGATCACCCATACAGAGGCAAACCAGATGTACGGTCAGTGGCATGATCATGGACGACTCTTAGATTATCACTATGAAGATTTCACCAATATCACGAAAAAATAA
- a CDS encoding carbohydrate ABC transporter permease encodes MNTKSSLYRKERLYGYLFITPPILGLLIFVLFPFLYSLYGSFTDWDGLGQMNFIGLANFKDLLTDDLFYKAMFNTFYLMLGIPIGLLLALLLAMGLNRKIPGTTTFRVIYYIPVISSLAAVSIMWNWAYNGDYGLVNQFLALFGIEGPNWLANKDTVKPALIIMTVWKGLGYTMLLYLAALQSVSRTYYEAAELDGANGFQIFRNITWPMVKPVTFFLVVTNIIGGSQIFTEMNIMTPTGGPEYSSASIVFYIWQKAFSNLQMGYASAMAMILGIFIFVITLVQFKLNERSAYDGD; translated from the coding sequence GTGAATACAAAGTCTAGCTTGTATCGCAAAGAGAGGCTGTATGGATATTTGTTTATTACACCTCCAATTCTCGGTCTGCTGATCTTTGTTCTGTTCCCTTTCTTATATTCGTTGTACGGTTCGTTCACGGATTGGGATGGCTTGGGACAGATGAACTTTATCGGTTTAGCCAATTTTAAAGATTTGCTCACAGATGATCTATTTTACAAAGCGATGTTTAACACCTTTTATCTGATGCTGGGGATTCCGATTGGATTGTTACTTGCACTCTTGCTCGCAATGGGCTTGAATCGCAAAATTCCTGGTACAACGACGTTCCGCGTGATCTATTATATTCCCGTTATTTCTTCTCTTGCAGCCGTTTCCATCATGTGGAACTGGGCTTATAACGGAGATTATGGATTGGTTAATCAGTTCCTTGCGCTCTTCGGCATTGAAGGGCCTAACTGGCTGGCTAACAAAGATACAGTCAAACCAGCGCTCATTATTATGACGGTGTGGAAAGGTCTGGGTTACACCATGTTGCTGTACCTAGCTGCCCTACAAAGCGTATCACGTACATACTACGAGGCGGCTGAGCTGGACGGAGCGAACGGGTTCCAGATCTTCCGTAACATCACCTGGCCGATGGTGAAGCCAGTGACCTTCTTCCTCGTGGTTACCAATATTATTGGTGGCTCCCAGATCTTTACCGAGATGAACATTATGACCCCTACAGGCGGTCCTGAGTATTCATCGGCGTCGATCGTTTTCTACATCTGGCAAAAAGCGTTCAGCAACCTGCAAATGGGTTACGCCTCAGCGATGGCCATGATTCTAGGTATTTTCATCTTTGTCATTACTTTGGTGCAATTCAAATTAAACGAAAGATCAGCCTATGATGGGGATTGA
- a CDS encoding carbohydrate ABC transporter permease, giving the protein MSYSQRRKVTNSIIFIILAIGAIAMVAPLIWMLSTSLKEKQDVFALPPVWIPEVFQFEKYKEIWEAGPLLSGIKNSLIIALSVTVVGTFTSSIAAFAFAKLRFPHKNKLFLALLASMMIPYPTVMIPQFMMFSKLGWVDTLLPLIVPGLFGNVIMIFFLRQYLLSVPDAIIEAAKIDGSSYFRLYSSITFPLIKPAIAAQLILWFMGIWNDYLAPIIYLNSPEKQTLQLVIANFNATYAIQTDYPLIMAASIVALLPVLIVFLVFQKQIIESVAISGVKG; this is encoded by the coding sequence ATGTCTTACAGTCAAAGAAGGAAAGTAACGAACTCGATTATTTTTATCATACTTGCGATTGGCGCTATTGCGATGGTTGCCCCATTGATCTGGATGCTGTCCACGTCGTTGAAGGAGAAACAGGATGTATTTGCACTTCCTCCTGTGTGGATTCCAGAAGTGTTCCAATTTGAAAAGTATAAAGAAATCTGGGAAGCTGGCCCGTTACTCAGCGGGATCAAAAATAGCTTGATCATTGCATTGAGTGTCACTGTGGTCGGTACGTTTACGTCCAGTATCGCCGCTTTTGCTTTTGCCAAATTGAGATTTCCACATAAAAACAAATTGTTTCTAGCTCTGCTTGCATCCATGATGATTCCTTATCCAACTGTCATGATTCCACAATTCATGATGTTCTCTAAGCTTGGTTGGGTAGATACACTACTGCCGCTGATTGTACCTGGGTTGTTCGGTAACGTCATTATGATCTTCTTCCTGCGGCAATATCTGCTTAGTGTCCCAGATGCAATTATAGAAGCAGCCAAAATTGATGGAAGTTCCTATTTCCGGCTCTATTCTAGTATCACCTTCCCACTGATCAAACCTGCGATTGCGGCACAGTTAATTCTGTGGTTCATGGGAATCTGGAATGATTATCTGGCTCCAATCATCTATCTGAACTCGCCAGAGAAGCAGACCTTACAGCTTGTTATCGCAAACTTCAATGCGACCTATGCGATTCAGACGGATTATCCGCTTATTATGGCTGCGTCCATCGTTGCGTTGCTCCCAGTACTCATTGTCTTCTTGGTCTTCCAGAAGCAAATTATTGAATCTGTTGCGATTTCTGGAGTAAAGGGATGA
- a CDS encoding ABC transporter substrate-binding protein, with the protein MLKKKSWVTFMLLMLVTALVLAGCGGDSGGASGNKELTFMFRGGTDEQKAYQAVVKKFEEENPGIKVKLIVTAADQYATKLRAAITGNSLPDIFYFNPGDVKAYVNSNVLMNLTPYVENNPDVNLDNIWKYGVDLYRYDGQMAGQGDLYGMPKDLGPFALGYNKTLFEQEGIPLPDKDKPYTWDEFIQVNQQATKDTNGDGKPDVFGTGFNVNWALQSFVWSNGADWLDETKTKVTIDDPKFAEALQFFADMQNKYKITPSIEEAQTLDTYQRWMKGEMAFFPVGPWDMSTFEGLPFEYDLLPFPAGSSGKSATWIGSLGIGVSAKTKYPEEAAKLVNYLTASKDAMQQLVDAKVQIPNLLDMADEWAKDTSTKPANKQEFIDIVEDYGRSLPGNYTYNAEWYDLFFTDVQPVLDGKITAAEYVKQQQPKMQKLLDKAVEQEKKSQK; encoded by the coding sequence ATGTTAAAGAAAAAGAGTTGGGTCACGTTTATGCTTCTTATGCTGGTTACTGCACTTGTCTTAGCAGGTTGCGGTGGAGATAGCGGTGGGGCGAGCGGTAACAAAGAACTGACATTTATGTTCCGAGGCGGTACAGATGAACAGAAGGCTTATCAAGCGGTTGTCAAAAAGTTTGAAGAAGAGAATCCTGGTATCAAAGTTAAATTGATTGTAACGGCTGCAGATCAATATGCTACTAAGCTGAGAGCAGCGATCACGGGCAATAGCTTGCCAGATATTTTTTATTTTAACCCTGGTGACGTGAAAGCGTATGTGAACAGTAATGTATTGATGAATCTGACTCCTTATGTTGAAAATAACCCGGATGTAAATTTGGATAATATTTGGAAATACGGTGTGGATTTATATCGTTATGATGGCCAAATGGCAGGACAAGGAGACCTTTACGGTATGCCGAAAGATCTTGGTCCATTCGCACTTGGTTATAACAAAACGCTGTTTGAACAAGAAGGCATTCCACTCCCAGACAAGGACAAGCCATATACGTGGGATGAGTTCATTCAAGTAAATCAGCAAGCAACGAAGGATACGAACGGAGACGGCAAACCGGATGTATTCGGTACAGGCTTCAACGTAAACTGGGCACTTCAATCCTTCGTATGGAGTAATGGTGCTGACTGGTTAGATGAGACCAAAACGAAAGTAACGATTGACGATCCGAAATTTGCGGAAGCGCTACAATTTTTCGCAGACATGCAGAATAAATACAAAATCACACCTTCTATTGAAGAAGCACAAACCCTGGATACGTACCAACGTTGGATGAAAGGGGAAATGGCATTCTTCCCTGTAGGTCCGTGGGATATGAGTACGTTTGAAGGGCTGCCTTTTGAATATGATCTGTTGCCATTCCCAGCTGGTTCTAGTGGTAAGTCCGCAACGTGGATCGGTTCCCTGGGTATCGGTGTTTCCGCCAAAACGAAATACCCTGAAGAAGCAGCTAAACTGGTGAATTACCTTACAGCTTCTAAAGATGCAATGCAGCAGCTTGTCGATGCCAAAGTACAGATTCCGAACCTGCTCGACATGGCTGATGAATGGGCTAAAGATACATCAACGAAGCCAGCGAATAAACAGGAATTCATTGATATCGTTGAAGATTATGGTCGCTCCCTTCCAGGGAACTACACGTATAACGCAGAGTGGTACGACCTGTTCTTCACAGACGTTCAACCTGTGCTGGATGGCAAGATTACAGCTGCAGAGTATGTAAAACAGCAACAGCCGAAAATGCAGAAGTTGTTGGACAAAGCAGTAGAGCAAGAGAAAAAGTCTCAGAAATAA